The following are encoded together in the Arcobacter aquimarinus genome:
- a CDS encoding DUF3833 domain-containing protein, giving the protein MKNLILVFLTTILLTGCTAMKIEDFNNTKPEFIPQEYFNGKLRAYGLVKDRSGKITRTFKGTMVGSWDKNGIGTLDEYFVYDDGEEMKRIWTLKPTGDKKFIATANDIIGESPMIANGNTVMIDYVMRTPYKDSTIDLSVQDWLHLQDDGVIINHSKLKKFGFVVGEIVITIIKD; this is encoded by the coding sequence ATGAAAAATTTAATATTAGTTTTTTTAACAACCATACTACTAACAGGATGTACAGCAATGAAAATAGAAGATTTTAACAACACAAAACCAGAGTTTATTCCACAAGAATATTTCAATGGTAAATTAAGAGCCTATGGACTTGTAAAAGATAGAAGTGGAAAAATAACAAGAACATTCAAAGGAACAATGGTTGGTTCTTGGGATAAAAACGGTATTGGAACACTTGATGAATATTTTGTTTATGATGATGGTGAAGAGATGAAAAGGATTTGGACTTTAAAACCAACAGGAGATAAAAAATTTATAGCAACTGCAAATGATATTATTGGAGAAAGCCCAATGATAGCAAATGGAAATACAGTAATGATTGACTATGTTATGAGAACTCCTTATAAAGATTCTACTATTGATTTAAGTGTTCAAGATTGGCTTCACTTACAAGATGATGGAGTTATTATAAATCACTCAAAACTAAAAAAATTTGGTTTTGTTGTAGGTGAAATCGTAATTACTATAATCAAGGATTAA
- a CDS encoding SAM-dependent methyltransferase — protein sequence MQKLWNKFGDNFFSKIKIGTLQVIYKDGTIKLYGEKKVEEKITLEIYNNRFFSRTILYGDIGFCESYIDKDFETSNLTKLIELALLNAKYLGTTSENEKNRLINLMPVFNKIKHSLRKNSKTNSRKNISAHYDLSNDFYKLMLDETMMYSSAVFSHKNQDLYEAQKNKLEKLSSKLNLKEGSKVLEIGSGWGAMALHLANDKGCDVTTVTLSVEQKKLCEDRFKEHKIEDKIDILLKDYRDLNGKFDAIIAVEMFEAVGKEYFHIFFKKCQELLKPNGVLVLQVITMPDQRYKAYSKGTDFIQKYIFPGGHLPSISKILEVTSKHTRLNLNHLEEFTEDYAKTLNIWHENFEKKLEEIKNLGFDEYFIRMWKMYLNYCEAAFLTRNINLHQLVFTRDQNIDLNKGLIA from the coding sequence ATGCAAAAATTATGGAATAAATTTGGAGATAACTTCTTTTCAAAAATAAAAATAGGAACATTACAAGTAATCTATAAAGATGGAACTATCAAACTTTATGGAGAAAAAAAAGTTGAAGAAAAAATAACTTTAGAAATATATAACAATAGATTTTTTAGTAGAACCATACTTTATGGAGATATTGGTTTTTGTGAGAGTTACATAGACAAAGATTTTGAAACTTCAAATCTTACAAAACTAATAGAACTAGCACTTTTAAATGCAAAATATCTTGGAACTACAAGTGAAAATGAAAAAAACAGACTAATAAATCTAATGCCTGTTTTTAATAAAATCAAACATAGTTTAAGAAAAAACTCAAAAACAAACTCAAGAAAAAATATCTCAGCGCACTATGACTTATCAAACGACTTTTATAAACTAATGCTTGATGAAACAATGATGTATTCAAGTGCTGTTTTTTCTCACAAAAACCAAGATTTATACGAAGCACAAAAAAACAAACTTGAAAAACTTTCATCAAAACTAAACTTAAAAGAAGGTTCTAAAGTTTTAGAAATTGGCTCAGGTTGGGGAGCTATGGCACTTCATTTGGCAAATGATAAAGGTTGTGATGTTACAACGGTAACTTTAAGTGTTGAGCAAAAAAAACTTTGTGAAGATAGATTTAAAGAGCATAAGATAGAAGATAAAATTGACATTTTACTTAAAGATTACAGAGATTTAAATGGTAAATTTGATGCAATAATTGCCGTTGAGATGTTTGAAGCTGTGGGAAAAGAGTATTTTCATATCTTCTTTAAAAAGTGTCAAGAGCTACTAAAACCAAATGGAGTTTTAGTTCTTCAAGTAATCACAATGCCAGACCAAAGATATAAAGCTTACTCAAAAGGCACTGATTTTATACAAAAATATATCTTCCCAGGAGGTCATCTTCCAAGTATCTCTAAAATCCTTGAAGTGACGTCAAAACATACAAGATTAAATCTAAATCATCTTGAAGAGTTTACAGAAGATTATGCAAAGACTTTAAATATTTGGCATGAAAATTTTGAAAAAAAATTAGAAGAAATTAAGAATTTAGGTTTTGATGAATATTTTATACGAATGTGGAAAATGTATTTAAACTATTGTGAAGCTGCATTTTTAACAAGAAATATAAATCTTCATCAATTGGTTTTTACAAGAGACCAAAATATAGATTTAAATAAAGGATTAATAGCATGA
- a CDS encoding DUF1365 domain-containing protein: MQNLSNHNIFEGTIYHKRFLPKKHDFKYNFYLLDIDLFDLKSLENRIFSINKLNFMSLQSFDHFGKTTDFIKNIEELLKRFDLKTTSKMRFLTLPRVLNFVFNPISVLVLFDEENLPTYILAEVHNYNNGRVVYPVKLEKRDNSYFGVVKKDMYVSPFFECEGVYEFELKYDENKLFIKIDLYEDKQHKLTAIFNSKAKPYTFKNILKIFFRYMFSTFLVVSRTYYHALRLYLKGLKIYFPRENDKIRRY; the protein is encoded by the coding sequence ATGCAAAATTTATCAAATCACAATATTTTTGAAGGAACTATTTATCATAAAAGATTTCTTCCTAAAAAGCACGATTTTAAATATAACTTTTATCTGCTTGATATTGATCTGTTTGATTTAAAAAGTTTAGAAAATAGAATTTTTTCTATAAACAAACTAAATTTTATGAGTCTACAAAGTTTTGACCACTTTGGGAAAACTACGGATTTTATAAAAAACATAGAGGAACTTTTAAAAAGATTTGATTTAAAAACAACATCAAAAATGAGATTTTTAACACTTCCAAGGGTTTTAAACTTTGTTTTTAATCCTATTAGTGTTTTGGTTTTATTTGATGAAGAAAATCTTCCAACTTATATTTTAGCTGAAGTTCATAACTACAACAACGGTCGTGTTGTTTACCCAGTAAAACTTGAAAAAAGAGACAATTCATATTTTGGAGTTGTAAAAAAAGATATGTATGTTTCACCTTTTTTTGAGTGTGAGGGAGTTTATGAGTTTGAGCTAAAGTATGATGAAAACAAATTATTTATAAAAATAGATTTATACGAAGATAAACAACATAAATTAACAGCGATTTTTAACTCAAAAGCAAAGCCCTACACTTTTAAAAATATACTAAAAATATTTTTTCGATATATGTTCAGCACTTTTTTAGTGGTTTCTCGAACTTATTATCATGCTCTTAGGCTTTATTTAAAAGGGTTAAAAATCTATTTTCCAAGAGAAAATGACAAAATAAGGAGGTATTAA
- a CDS encoding NAD(P)/FAD-dependent oxidoreductase encodes MKIAVLGAGISGLGSAYILSKKHEVDLYEKEDRLGGHARTTMVQDEDKVFGVDTGFLVFNHPTYPLLTKLFKELDVKIENSDMSFAFWDKDINRAYNGSSLKGMFAQKRNLFSLTHYKMIKDILDFNKKANEDLKECNSNLDKTLGEYIKDYSDAFKQRYLLPMGAAIWSTPSNEMNNFPARTFLTFFKNHGLLGVSTHHQWLTVSNGSINYVNKIKNKISGKIFVNSDVVKVQREENEVYLIHRNGNKSFYDKVVLAMHAPQALDILENPTQKEIEILSAFKYKENSAVLHNDNNILYPNRKMYAAWNYTSSNTQNKLVTLSYWINTLQNLKTKKDYFVSLNETQNINNVIEKISYEHPQFDSLAIKMQSRKDEICGHNNTYFAGAYWRYGFHEDGLLSATKVASKLGCEF; translated from the coding sequence ATGAAAATAGCAGTTTTAGGAGCTGGAATTAGTGGACTTGGAAGTGCCTATATTTTAAGCAAAAAACATGAAGTTGATTTATACGAAAAAGAGGATAGATTAGGAGGACATGCTAGAACTACAATGGTTCAAGATGAGGATAAAGTCTTTGGTGTTGATACTGGTTTTTTAGTTTTTAATCATCCAACTTATCCACTTTTGACAAAACTATTTAAAGAGTTAGATGTAAAGATAGAAAACTCTGATATGAGTTTTGCTTTTTGGGATAAAGATATAAACAGAGCTTACAATGGCTCTTCTTTAAAAGGAATGTTTGCTCAAAAAAGAAATCTTTTTTCACTTACTCACTATAAAATGATAAAAGATATTTTAGATTTTAATAAAAAAGCAAATGAAGATTTAAAAGAGTGTAATTCAAATTTAGACAAAACTTTAGGAGAATACATAAAAGATTATTCAGATGCTTTCAAACAAAGATATTTACTCCCAATGGGTGCTGCTATTTGGTCAACTCCAAGCAATGAAATGAATAATTTTCCAGCAAGAACATTTTTAACATTTTTTAAAAACCATGGTCTTTTAGGAGTTTCAACTCATCATCAATGGCTAACTGTTAGTAATGGAAGCATAAATTATGTAAATAAAATAAAAAATAAAATCTCAGGAAAAATATTTGTAAACTCTGATGTTGTAAAAGTTCAAAGGGAAGAAAATGAGGTTTATTTAATCCATAGAAATGGAAATAAATCTTTTTATGACAAAGTTGTATTAGCTATGCATGCACCACAAGCTTTAGATATTTTAGAAAATCCTACACAAAAAGAAATTGAAATTTTAAGTGCTTTTAAATATAAAGAAAATAGCGCCGTTTTACATAATGACAATAATATTTTATATCCAAATAGAAAAATGTATGCAGCTTGGAACTATACAAGTTCAAACACGCAAAATAAGCTTGTAACACTTAGTTATTGGATAAATACTCTACAAAATCTAAAAACAAAAAAAGATTATTTTGTATCATTAAATGAGACTCAAAATATAAACAACGTGATTGAAAAAATCTCTTATGAACACCCTCAATTTGATTCACTTGCAATAAAAATGCAAAGCAGAAAAGATGAAATTTGTGGACATAATAACACTTATTTTGCAGGAGCTTATTGGAGATATGGTTTCCATGAAGATGGACTTTTAAGTGCTACAAAAGTGGCTTCAAAACTTGGATGCGAGTTCTAA
- a CDS encoding lipocalin family protein has translation MKFLFLSIFFSSSIFANTSIDIKKFSGLWYEVARIENSFQTSCVASSVEYKLQENNTYDVYNRCFENELNGKLIEYNGFAKLENNQLFMRYFFVFRTSYKIEYLNDYKTAVVSNDDYSNLWIMSRTPNIDKNELEKILNDLKNKMDISKLVFTKLDPKGRYK, from the coding sequence GTGAAATTTTTATTTTTGTCAATATTTTTTTCTTCATCAATCTTTGCAAATACTTCTATTGATATTAAAAAATTTTCTGGACTTTGGTATGAAGTAGCAAGGATTGAAAATAGCTTTCAAACCTCTTGTGTAGCCTCAAGCGTAGAATACAAACTCCAAGAAAATAACACTTATGATGTTTATAATAGATGTTTTGAAAATGAATTAAATGGAAAACTAATAGAATATAACGGTTTTGCAAAACTAGAAAATAACCAACTTTTTATGAGATATTTTTTTGTTTTTAGAACTTCATATAAAATCGAATATTTGAATGATTATAAAACAGCAGTTGTTTCAAATGATGATTATTCAAATCTTTGGATTATGAGTAGAACACCAAATATAGATAAAAATGAGTTAGAAAAAATTCTAAATGATTTAAAAAACAAAATGGATATTTCAAAATTAGTTTTTACAAAACTTGACCCAAAAGGAAGATACAAATGA